The following proteins are encoded in a genomic region of Micromonospora olivasterospora:
- a CDS encoding GNAT family N-acetyltransferase: MTDEERQATSFPLQAYAFEASPKRPERAEEFRRYLPYVAASRTLVVEEDGEPLATASAIPMRQNLRGSVLPMAGIAGVASHPLARRRGHVRALLHRLLDDMRDEGHLLSALYPFRASFYEQFGYVGLPKSRGVAFSPAGLAPLLRAELPGELGWERIGTGYAEHRAFTERCLAERHGFVLFPETRAVSLRDDDERWLVSARRDGTTVGVLTYTIDDFGGELAADDLLCADPYARALLLQFLARHVDQVDRVRLRVPADELPELWLTDLDVHVEARVARPGSSAPMARLLSLDALAGLPAGPGRARVELTGDRWLGGSHLLDGATGRLELVAGTAGGDAPAATLTAAGLSALAYGVLDPAEVDVRGLGRVPPDAAAELRRLFPRHLPYLYASF, from the coding sequence GTGACCGACGAGGAACGGCAGGCCACCTCCTTCCCGCTCCAGGCGTACGCCTTCGAGGCGTCCCCGAAGCGGCCCGAACGGGCCGAGGAGTTCCGCCGCTACCTGCCGTACGTGGCGGCCAGCCGAACGCTGGTCGTCGAGGAGGACGGCGAGCCGCTCGCCACGGCCTCGGCCATCCCCATGCGGCAGAACCTGCGCGGTTCCGTGCTGCCGATGGCCGGCATCGCCGGGGTGGCCAGCCATCCCCTGGCCCGCCGGCGCGGGCACGTCCGCGCCCTGCTGCACCGGCTCCTCGACGACATGCGCGACGAGGGGCATCTGCTGAGCGCGCTGTACCCGTTTCGCGCCTCGTTCTACGAGCAGTTCGGCTACGTCGGGCTGCCCAAGTCGCGTGGCGTCGCGTTCTCCCCGGCCGGCCTGGCCCCGCTGCTGCGCGCCGAGCTGCCCGGCGAGCTGGGCTGGGAGCGGATCGGCACGGGGTACGCCGAGCACCGGGCGTTCACCGAGCGCTGCCTGGCCGAGCGGCACGGCTTCGTCCTCTTCCCCGAGACCCGGGCGGTGTCGCTACGCGACGACGACGAGCGGTGGCTGGTCAGCGCCCGGCGCGACGGTACGACGGTCGGCGTGCTGACGTACACGATCGACGACTTCGGCGGCGAGCTGGCCGCCGACGATCTCCTGTGCGCCGACCCGTACGCCCGTGCCCTGCTGTTGCAGTTCCTCGCCCGGCACGTCGACCAGGTGGACCGGGTGCGCCTGCGGGTGCCGGCCGACGAGCTGCCCGAGCTGTGGCTGACCGACCTGGACGTGCACGTCGAGGCCCGCGTCGCCCGGCCCGGCTCGTCGGCGCCGATGGCCCGGCTGCTCTCCCTGGACGCGCTGGCCGGCCTGCCGGCGGGGCCGGGCCGGGCCCGGGTGGAGCTGACCGGGGACCGCTGGCTGGGCGGCAGCCACCTCCTCGACGGCGCGACCGGCCGGCTGGAGCTGGTGGCCGGGACGGCCGGGGGTGACGCGCCGGCGGCCACGCTCACCGCCGCGGGGCTGTCCGCCCTGGCGTACGGGGTGCTGGACCCGGCCGAGGTGGACGTCCGGGGCCTGGGCCGGGTGCCGCCGGACGCCGCCGCGGAGCTCCGCCGCCTCTTCCCCCGTCACCTGCCCTACCTGTACGCGAGCTTCTAG
- a CDS encoding helix-turn-helix domain-containing protein — protein MELPAPARGRAIDTGAGPVGRRVRELREERGISLSTLARLAGVGKATLSGLENGTRNPTLETLYAVTAQLGVPLTAVLAGPATSPTVTGAAVSATLLEVFTEADATYELYRMRVAPGPGQLSPAHQPGVTEHVTVFAGVLRAGPADAPLTAGVGGHLRWTSDVPHSYAAVGDEEVSASLLLRYPRR, from the coding sequence GTGGAGCTGCCTGCACCAGCCCGGGGACGGGCCATCGACACCGGCGCCGGCCCGGTCGGCCGCCGCGTACGCGAACTGCGCGAGGAGCGGGGGATCTCCCTGTCCACCCTGGCCCGGCTGGCCGGGGTGGGGAAGGCGACGCTCTCCGGGCTGGAGAACGGCACCCGCAACCCGACCCTGGAGACCCTGTACGCGGTCACCGCCCAGCTCGGGGTGCCGCTGACCGCCGTGCTCGCCGGGCCGGCCACCAGCCCGACCGTGACCGGCGCGGCGGTGAGCGCGACCCTGTTGGAGGTGTTCACCGAGGCGGACGCGACGTACGAGCTGTACCGCATGCGGGTCGCCCCGGGGCCGGGGCAGCTCTCCCCCGCGCACCAGCCCGGGGTCACCGAGCACGTCACGGTCTTCGCCGGGGTGCTCCGCGCCGGGCCGGCGGACGCCCCGCTGACCGCCGGGGTGGGCGGCCACCTGCGCTGGACGTCCGACGTGCCGCACAGCTACGCGGCCGTCGGCGACGAGGAGGTGTCGGCGAGCCTCCTGCTGCGCTACCCGCGCCGGTGA
- a CDS encoding PP2C family protein-serine/threonine phosphatase, with translation MTMILRAAILNDVGLVRSNNEDSALAGERLVAVADGMGGLPAGELASEIVIRILDELHPPTAPEEAANALRAVVSTANQRIRAAISADPAREGMGTTLTAGLLAGDVLVLAQVGDSRCYLLRDNQLTQLTRDDTFVQALVDQGALSPDQARHHPQRSLVTRAVQGADAPPAVGTITVLAGDRLLLCSDGLSDYVEDAAIAATLTLYGDRQQCGEQLVKLAHQAGAPDNVTVVVSDVTAL, from the coding sequence ATGACGATGATCCTTCGCGCGGCCATCCTCAACGACGTCGGCCTCGTCCGCAGCAACAACGAGGACTCCGCCCTCGCCGGTGAACGCCTGGTCGCGGTGGCCGACGGCATGGGCGGCCTGCCCGCCGGGGAGCTGGCGAGCGAGATCGTCATCCGCATCCTGGACGAGCTGCACCCGCCGACCGCTCCGGAGGAGGCCGCCAACGCGCTGCGGGCGGTGGTGAGCACCGCCAACCAGCGCATCCGGGCCGCCATCTCCGCCGACCCGGCCCGCGAGGGCATGGGTACGACGCTCACCGCCGGCCTGCTCGCCGGGGACGTCCTCGTCCTCGCCCAGGTCGGCGACTCCCGCTGCTATCTGCTGCGCGACAACCAGCTCACCCAGCTGACCCGGGACGACACGTTCGTCCAGGCGCTCGTCGACCAGGGTGCGCTCTCCCCCGACCAGGCGCGGCACCACCCGCAGCGGTCGCTGGTGACCCGGGCCGTGCAGGGCGCCGACGCGCCGCCGGCGGTGGGCACGATCACCGTCCTGGCCGGCGACCGGCTGCTGCTCTGCAGCGACGGCCTCTCCGACTACGTGGAGGACGCGGCCATCGCCGCCACCCTGACCCTGTACGGCGACCGCCAGCAGTGCGGCGAGCAGCTGGTGAAGCTCGCCCACCAGGCCGGCGCGCCGGACAACGTGACCGTCGTCGTCTCCGACGTCACCGCGCTCTGA
- a CDS encoding benzoate/H(+) symporter BenE family transporter: protein MRGLLQPVLAGVVTALVGFASSFTVVLAGLRAVGASEAQAASGLLTVCVASGACAAWLGLRHRLPMAVAWSTPGAALLVATGPVPGGWPAAVGAFVVCGALIVAAGLFPPLSRAVAAIPGPVASAMLAGVLLPLCTAPVRALVEVPRLAAPVVVTWLVLHRFARRWAVPAALVVAAVAIALTASGGIGAHGLRPVVALTVPEWTVPAVVGLALPLFLVTMAAQNVPGMAVLAGYGYRPPLGSALRVTGLASALGAPVGGHAVNLAAITAALAAGPDAHPDPERRWVASVTAGIGLALLGLTAGVATTLVLLSPPVLIEAVAGLALLAALAGTVASAVADPDAREAAVVTFVVTASGVSLFGVGGAFWGLVAGWVVLLLFRRRANPARHVGDMAVSGPPGHRDDGDLESINAAPTAGASASWWLTPRGAGSRRGRRGVPGRR, encoded by the coding sequence GTGCGCGGCCTGCTGCAACCCGTGCTCGCCGGGGTGGTGACCGCGCTCGTCGGCTTCGCCAGCTCGTTCACCGTCGTGCTGGCCGGGCTGCGGGCCGTCGGCGCCAGCGAGGCGCAGGCCGCCTCGGGGCTGCTCACGGTCTGCGTCGCGTCCGGCGCCTGCGCCGCGTGGCTGGGGCTGCGGCACCGGCTGCCCATGGCCGTCGCCTGGTCCACGCCCGGCGCCGCCCTGCTGGTGGCCACCGGCCCGGTGCCCGGCGGCTGGCCGGCGGCCGTCGGCGCGTTCGTCGTCTGCGGGGCGCTGATCGTCGCCGCCGGGCTGTTCCCGCCGCTGTCCCGGGCGGTGGCCGCCATTCCCGGCCCGGTCGCCAGCGCGATGCTGGCCGGCGTGCTGCTGCCGCTGTGCACCGCCCCGGTCCGGGCGCTGGTCGAGGTGCCGCGGCTGGCCGCGCCCGTGGTCGTCACCTGGCTGGTGCTGCACCGGTTCGCGCGGCGCTGGGCCGTGCCCGCCGCGCTCGTCGTGGCGGCGGTCGCCATCGCGCTGACCGCGTCCGGCGGGATCGGCGCGCACGGCCTGCGGCCGGTGGTTGCCCTCACCGTGCCCGAGTGGACCGTGCCGGCCGTCGTGGGGCTGGCGCTGCCGCTGTTCCTGGTCACCATGGCCGCGCAGAACGTCCCCGGCATGGCGGTGCTCGCCGGGTACGGCTACCGTCCGCCGCTCGGCTCGGCGCTGCGGGTCACCGGGCTGGCCAGCGCCCTCGGCGCCCCGGTCGGCGGGCACGCGGTCAACCTCGCCGCGATCACCGCCGCGCTGGCGGCCGGCCCGGACGCCCACCCCGACCCGGAGCGCCGCTGGGTCGCCTCGGTCACCGCCGGCATCGGCCTGGCCCTGCTGGGCCTCACGGCCGGCGTCGCCACGACGCTGGTGCTGCTGTCCCCGCCCGTGCTCATCGAGGCGGTGGCCGGGCTCGCGCTGCTCGCCGCGCTGGCCGGGACGGTGGCCTCGGCGGTCGCCGACCCGGACGCCCGGGAGGCCGCCGTGGTGACCTTCGTGGTCACCGCCTCCGGGGTGAGCCTGTTCGGCGTCGGTGGCGCGTTCTGGGGACTGGTCGCCGGCTGGGTCGTGCTGCTGCTCTTCCGCCGCCGCGCGAACCCGGCGCGCCATGTCGGCGACATGGCGGTGTCCGGACCGCCCGGACACCGCGATGACGGCGATCTGGAGTCGATCAACGCCGCGCCGACCGCCGGGGCCTCGGCGTCGTGGTGGCTCACTCCTCGCGGGGCAGGCTCGCGGCGGGGACGTCGAGGCGTACCCGGCCGTCGGTGA
- a CDS encoding response regulator transcription factor, with protein sequence MSNKQAARALGISVRTVTVHVSNLLRKTGSASRTEAALWAVRHRLPARQG encoded by the coding sequence ATGTCCAACAAGCAGGCCGCCCGGGCGCTCGGCATCTCGGTGCGGACGGTCACCGTGCACGTGTCGAACCTGCTGCGCAAGACCGGGTCGGCGTCGCGTACGGAGGCGGCGCTGTGGGCGGTGCGGCACCGGCTGCCGGCGCGGCAGGGCTGA
- a CDS encoding NAD-dependent epimerase/dehydratase family protein: MRIVVVGASGNVGTALVRRLRRERGVELVGVARRLPGPDAGEPYDSVEWHSCDIGAPGAPEQLGMVFAGADAVVHLAWQIQPSHDQRTLRRTNVDGSRAVVEAVLSAQVPALVYASSVGTYAAGPKDHPVSERWPATGVPGSSYSAHKAEVEALLDEVEREHPGLRVARMRPGLTFQRAAGTQITRYFLGPLAPVRLLRYGRIPLVPTNRRLRMQAVHADDVADAYARAVLGDARGAFNLAADPVLTPELVARHFHGWTVPVTAPLLRGAAALTWLARLQPVDAGWVKLALEAPLMSSERAEAELDWRPAVDAVKALRDLFAGMADRAHTDSPPLSAAPDLPGRPAGLLRARPAGQGNPY, encoded by the coding sequence ATGCGGATCGTGGTGGTGGGGGCCAGCGGCAACGTCGGGACGGCCCTGGTGCGTCGGCTGCGCCGGGAACGGGGCGTCGAGCTGGTCGGGGTGGCACGGCGGCTGCCCGGGCCGGACGCCGGGGAGCCGTACGACTCGGTGGAGTGGCACTCGTGCGACATCGGGGCGCCCGGCGCCCCCGAGCAGCTCGGGATGGTCTTCGCCGGGGCGGACGCGGTGGTGCACCTGGCCTGGCAGATCCAGCCCAGCCACGACCAGCGGACGCTGCGCCGGACCAACGTCGACGGCAGCAGGGCGGTCGTCGAGGCGGTGCTGAGCGCCCAGGTGCCCGCCCTGGTGTACGCGTCGTCCGTGGGCACGTACGCCGCCGGCCCGAAGGACCACCCGGTCAGCGAGCGGTGGCCGGCGACGGGGGTGCCCGGCTCGTCGTACAGCGCGCACAAGGCGGAGGTGGAGGCGCTGCTCGACGAGGTGGAGCGGGAGCACCCGGGGCTGCGGGTGGCGCGGATGCGGCCGGGGCTGACGTTCCAGCGCGCCGCCGGCACGCAGATCACCCGGTACTTCCTCGGGCCGCTGGCCCCGGTGCGCCTGCTCCGGTACGGCCGCATCCCCCTGGTGCCCACCAACCGCCGGCTGCGGATGCAGGCGGTCCACGCCGACGACGTGGCCGACGCGTACGCCAGGGCGGTGCTCGGCGACGCGCGTGGCGCGTTCAACCTCGCGGCCGACCCGGTGCTCACGCCGGAGCTGGTGGCCCGGCACTTCCACGGCTGGACCGTGCCGGTGACCGCCCCGCTGCTGCGCGGCGCGGCGGCGCTGACGTGGCTGGCCCGCCTGCAGCCGGTAGACGCCGGCTGGGTGAAGCTGGCCCTGGAGGCGCCGCTGATGTCCAGCGAGCGGGCAGAGGCCGAGCTGGACTGGCGGCCCGCGGTGGACGCGGTGAAGGCGCTGCGCGACCTCTTCGCCGGGATGGCCGACCGTGCCCACACCGACAGCCCGCCGCTGTCCGCCGCCCCCGACCTCCCCGGCCGCCCCGCCGGCCTGCTGAGGGCCCGCCCCGCCGGCCAGGGCAACCCGTACTGA